The genomic DNA AAAAGCTTTATACTTTGATAAATCAGCATAGTTTAATGTATTTGTCTCTGTACATAAATATAAATACATTGTAGTCTGATCATAATATGCTTTTCCTTCTTCTTTTGTTGTCTCTATCTGTATTTCTCCGCCATACTCTACTCCAAGAATTTGAGCTAATCTATGACCTTCTAATGCCATCATTTCTTCTGTTCCATATTGTGTTATGCCTGATGTTTTATTTGTTGCTGGCAATAATGAGCTGTCAATCGTAAATGATGTGCCATTATATATAAAATACAAAATTTTTCCTTTTTGGATATCATTAATTTCAAAATCAGAATAAGTTAAATCATTTAGAATTTTCTTTGCATTATAGATTTCATCATTTATTGATAATTTTATGAACGATTTATTATTTGTCTCTGGCACCAATATACCAATTTTCATCTCATTAAATATTGATTTATTTGTGAAATTATCAATACTTATTTTATATGTATTGGCACCGCCAGAATCTTCAAAACTAGCAGTTAAATCCAAATAAACTCCCAATTTATGTGCATTATTTACATGTTCTGCTAAAATACCATCACCAGTTTGTGTAACTGCTCCAGGTTCTTCCGTCATTCTTACAATACCCTCAGCCCTTCCGGGAGCCTGCACTTGTTTAAAATCATTAGGAAATTCTACAATTCTATCTTCTAATTCTGTATATATTATTGACATACTACCTCCTATTCTATTTTATTTCTTGATTTTCATTATGTAAAACTAAAGCATTATATTGATTAACACCATAAAAAGGACTTTTCATAAACTTCCTTTTTATTACTACTCCATTATCATTCAAAGTTATTTTTACTGCATTTCTATACCAAAATTCATCATTATAAATTGCTAAACCATAACTTTTAGTTTTCAGATAAGCCACATATTCTACCTCATCAATTACAATTCCAGCAGCTTTTATAATTAATAAATATTCTCTCAATAACGAAACATCTATTGCATAATCAATAAAAACCCTCATTCTTCCTTCTTTTATATCTAAGTCAGGAGTTAGAGGTGTATAAATATGTATATATTGCTTTGATATGTTAAAGAATACAGATAAAAAATCTACTAAATTGTCATGAGTTGTTTTTATATAGTTTTTATTCACATAAGCTTTTACAAGTGCAATATACTGAATTTCTGATAAATTTGATGGCTTTTCTAATCCAGTGATTTGTTCTAATAATTCTATATGTATTCCTCTCCAATTATCAATTTCAAGCATATTAAATAAATCATTTGTTATATTTAAAATTAAATTTTGACCTTCTAAAAAAATATTGTATAAAGCTATATTATTTTTTGCATTTTTATCAATTATATTAGAATGCAAATTCAATAAATCTTTTGCTTCAAGATTCTTTTTCATGTTGTCTCCTCTATTATAATATTGTTAATGTCGAGACTTGCAAATTCATCAACATCCAAAATAATGTCATTTTGTACATAAACATTTCCGTCTGTTGATATTTCTACATCAACCTCATCAATAAAGCTTATTATTTGTATACGCGATCTTATTTTTTCATAATTCAATTTATAACCAAAATCATCATTATCTAATTCTTGATTAACTGATTCATAAATCAATAATTTCAATTCATCATCTGTTAACTTCTGCTTGAAGACTATGTTGCTAATTCTTATATATAACAAAATTTCATCTGCTTCTTGAATTTTTATTTGTGAAATTTGTCCATCTTCTGAAGTCACATTAAAAGCTACATTTCCTACTGTTTCAATACCTGCACTTATTGTTTGAAAAATTATCTCAGCAATTTCTTGATCAATAACTCCACTTGCTATTATTTTTATTTGTGTCGGCTCTAATTCATATACAGAATCATATTCTTCTGTCGCATTTTGATAAACTTCTACTTTTCTTAATTTAGAATTATTTTTCAATGCATTTTTTATACCTGGAAGACTAGGATCTCCAGTTCCGTTACCACCGAATATTCTTTCTCTTAATTCCGCATCACTCTCAATACCTTTACCTCCTTCAATGGGAGTAACATTCATTACAGCATTTACATATTCATTATTTGATATAACTATATTGACATCTCCAATTGAAGCATTATAATCTGTTCCAAAACCAATTGATTGAATTTTAACTACTCCATACCCTGTCAAATCCAACTGTACATCTTCTATAGTTGAATAAATATAATTCCCACTTTTAGCAACTTGAAATCCTTTTTTTACTATATAAAAGGCTGTGCCGTCTATTTCTAATTCACCGCTTGCATAACTTCCCTGACTTCTTTCAATTCCAGCTTCTAAAGCATAATTATCTAAAACAGTTCCGGAAGCTGTTTGTGGAAACATAGAACCATAGATTAAGAGCAACAATCTACTTATTTCTTCACCTACATATGACCATACTTCAAACATTTCTCCTATTTCTTCAGAACTATCAATTTCAAAATCAGGATCTATATATTTTTGAGCCGCTAAAGTGTATAAAACTTTATAATCTTCAAAATATGGAACTACTAAACCATCAGCTGTTACTCCATATTTATTTTTAAATTCTTCTATTGTCATTCTGTCACCGCATTGAACCTTTCTTTTTCATTATCTGCTGAAAAGTCACACGCAATTTCAAATGTTTTTTTTCTATTTTTATCTAATTCGTTTTCTATAACAATTACAGAATTATTTATTACATTCTTATCTTCATAAAGAGTAGAATATATCTCAGATTGCGTATTAATATAAATTTCTTTTTCCCCTAGAGTTCCAGGCAACCAAGAAATACCTTCCTCTGGCTTTAATGTATAAGTCCCTTTATTTTTTCGGATTCTCGCATGTATTCGTTGTCTTATGCTATCTATTTTCCTTAACTTTACTATATCATTATTAATTATAACTATTTCGCCATTTATAAATTTATACATACTCACCCCTATTCCGGTTTCTGCGTTTTGCTACTTCCTATTGTAATTCCACCATGTAAATGATTTTTACCGCTTATGCCATCTGAAATATGATCCTCTGCTGTACTACTTCCTTTAATAGTTAAATTTCCTTCATGAGTCCATTCTCCGCTTGTTAAAATTTTACCTTCTTCAGTTATCCTTATATATGTTCCAGAAGTATGTAAAATATAAAAATCTTCCGGATATTTATTTTCATCTGCAAAACCACCTACAACAATTCCATCATTGAAAGAAAACTGCCTGTAATCTTGCGTCGCTGTTGGTTCTTTATGCTTTAAAAATAATATTTCATCAATACTTCTTTCAGAAAAATCAACTTTCACTACATCTCCTATTGCATAAGGAACATTACACATAAATTTACCAGCTGAAAAAATAGGTTTTATTGGTACATTATCTGTATCAGGAGGAAAAACTTGTTCTCCTTGTTGTAATGCCGGTTGTAAGAAAGTGATACTACAGGTCATTTTTACATTATTTACTCTTGTTATTTTTGCAAGTAATGTTGTATGTATCTCATCTTTCGCCCCTTGTTTTGTTTTTTCAGATATTTCATTTAAGATAATTACATCATCTCTTGTACTCACTTTTTGCTTTCCTCCTTTTTTTTATCTTTCTCTATTTTTTTATTCAGTTGCTCCTGCGCATCATTTCTTACTTCAGTCAGCTCTTCACCTATTTTCCTTGATAATAATGTTACATCAACAACTTCTACTTCTATATGGAACTCTCCCGTTTCAAATTCACCAATATAAGTCACTTTATCAACTATCATTTCACCTAAATTTTGAATATTTATCTTAACATTAGGTTTAATATTTCCATTCATAAAAGTTTTAAATTTATACCCTAAGTCAGTTTCCTCAATCTTATCTATTATTTCAGAGAAATCTATATCAATAAGATCATTAAGAGAAGATAAAGCAGGTGTAAAATATAATAGATCTTCTTCAATATAAAAAATACTTTGTGAGTTTTTCGCAATATCCTCTAACAATTTCTTTAAATTTCCTTGTTCTGAATATCCCCGTGGATAAGGCAAATCAACTGTTAATTCTATCTTTCCTATTCCTAATCCTATCAAGTTTGCTATATTTTTTATAACTTCACTATAATGAATTCCCTCGGCATATTTTACATTTACTATTGTTTTGTACCATTTATCATTAGCTTGCCCACATATGATTTTATACCCAATATCATTCCCTTCAAAAAATGGTTTTATATCTTCAACATACCCTTTGAACAATATATCAAATTGTGTATTTTCATATCCAGCACTTAAAAAAACAACAGGCTTTCTACTCAAAATATCTATATCTACTTGGTTTTGTTCTCCAGTATCTTCAGTCCCTATCTCTTTAGCTCCAATATTAAAAAGTGTTATTTCTAAAGTATTGCTATATCCTGTTCTATCTTTTTCAATATTAAAAGATAAATCAAAGTTTTTTAGATCGTATATAAGTGATCTATCATCCTTTATAAATTCTACTTCCATTAATTTCCCAAATGGTTTATCATAATTAAATTTTTTTACATCTACATTAAGACTCATTTTTTATCTCCATTAAATATAGTTTTATTATCCCGTTTTTGAGATTTTCAAGTGAAACTTCCTTGGAAATATTTTTATTATTATTCGGGATCGCAAGCATATGTATATTCTCTAAATCTGTAAATCTATACTTTATATTTTCAAAAAAGTTATAAAATGTAACAACATTTGTAGTTGATATCAAAGTTTTATCCACATCATATATATTTAATATTATTGGAATTTCATTTGTAAATAAATCAAATTTCGGTTTTATAGCCAAAAGCTTGAATTTAAATCTTATTTTATCCAAAATATTCAATTCTATACTGCTTGTTTTTGCATCAATATTTTTGTAGTCGAATGGAATTTCATATACTGTGACATCTTTATTTTTTATAAGATCTATATAATTATTTATAAACAACATCAATCAAACCACCCCGTTAAATCTTTTAAAAATGTTTTGGCTTGAGTGAATATACTACCGTTTTCAGTTGTATTTTCAGCATTTGCTCCTGATATTATTACATCTCCTGTTTTTAACTGCCTAAATTCTACTTCTACATCTATATGAAAATCAAATTCACTTATAATTTCTTTTAAACTAGCAATCCCAACATAAGGGTAAGCTTGAGTATACTTCCTTACAAATAATACCCCTATTTGTTTTTCATTCGCCATTTGTTTAAACATAGTATATCTTTGATAGTAGCCTATTCCATCAAAACGAATAACCATTGGGTATCTTTCAATACCCTTTGTTATATGATCTGTAAAAGTTGATTTTGTGGAAAGTTTTTTTTCAGAAAATTCAAATGGATATTCAAATGTTGTAGGCATTACCCAAAATAAAACACCATTCCATACTCCTTCACATGTATAAGTAAGATTTTGAACTTCTGTCAATAAATCTTGTAATGCCATTATTGAAGCCCTCCTCTCACCTGTGCTAATTTAAACAGACTTCCTAATGTTGTATTCTCATTAACTCCGTCAACATTTCTATTTAAATCTCCTATTTGTATAGTTACTGTGTCTATATTTGTAGACTCGTCAATATTTGTTGCACCATATCCTTCTGACGGGGATATCATCCCACCTGTTGTAATTCCTTTATTTCCTCCACCCTGTACCATATTCATAGCTTTATCTTTTATGCTACTATATCCTTCTTTCCATACTTTTGGATCTGTCCAGCCACCAAAAGCTTCTTTAATAAGTGCCAAATTTGATTTGTGTTGTA from Sebaldella termitidis ATCC 33386 includes the following:
- a CDS encoding baseplate J/gp47 family protein, yielding MTIEEFKNKYGVTADGLVVPYFEDYKVLYTLAAQKYIDPDFEIDSSEEIGEMFEVWSYVGEEISRLLLLIYGSMFPQTASGTVLDNYALEAGIERSQGSYASGELEIDGTAFYIVKKGFQVAKSGNYIYSTIEDVQLDLTGYGVVKIQSIGFGTDYNASIGDVNIVISNNEYVNAVMNVTPIEGGKGIESDAELRERIFGGNGTGDPSLPGIKNALKNNSKLRKVEVYQNATEEYDSVYELEPTQIKIIASGVIDQEIAEIIFQTISAGIETVGNVAFNVTSEDGQISQIKIQEADEILLYIRISNIVFKQKLTDDELKLLIYESVNQELDNDDFGYKLNYEKIRSRIQIISFIDEVDVEISTDGNVYVQNDIILDVDEFASLDINNIIIEETT
- a CDS encoding Gp138 family membrane-puncturing spike protein, with protein sequence MSTRDDVIILNEISEKTKQGAKDEIHTTLLAKITRVNNVKMTCSITFLQPALQQGEQVFPPDTDNVPIKPIFSAGKFMCNVPYAIGDVVKVDFSERSIDEILFLKHKEPTATQDYRQFSFNDGIVVGGFADENKYPEDFYILHTSGTYIRITEEGKILTSGEWTHEGNLTIKGSSTAEDHISDGISGKNHLHGGITIGSSKTQKPE
- a CDS encoding baseplate hub protein, coding for MSLNVDVKKFNYDKPFGKLMEVEFIKDDRSLIYDLKNFDLSFNIEKDRTGYSNTLEITLFNIGAKEIGTEDTGEQNQVDIDILSRKPVVFLSAGYENTQFDILFKGYVEDIKPFFEGNDIGYKIICGQANDKWYKTIVNVKYAEGIHYSEVIKNIANLIGLGIGKIELTVDLPYPRGYSEQGNLKKLLEDIAKNSQSIFYIEEDLLYFTPALSSLNDLIDIDFSEIIDKIEETDLGYKFKTFMNGNIKPNVKINIQNLGEMIVDKVTYIGEFETGEFHIEVEVVDVTLLSRKIGEELTEVRNDAQEQLNKKIEKDKKKEESKK